GGCTTGGGATTATAAATGAGACGCCGAgatcttattttttattttattcgtaAAAAAGTCAAGGTATAAAAATCACACTTAAACAAAAacataaacaaataaaaacaagcagCTGGGACGGACGCTTCACTACCTCGCGTATCCTGCAACGAGAGAGTGCAACTATCAATGAAGGACACTGTTGATGTTAATGTTAAAATGAAGAATAAGACAACTTTTTGTTAGTGTTGATTTGAGACTTTATTCCTtggaatatatattatatatacaaatatataatagttgtgtttgagggggttgagctctgctctttcggcccgcctctcatctatcaatcaatcaactgttaccaactattaactatttttttccacacacacacacacacagaaagcagcccgtaacagctgtctaactcccagttacctatttactgctaagtaacaagagcattagagtgaaagaaactctgtacaTCTGTCTCTGCCGGTACTGGGAATCGAGCCCGGGCCAcaggagtcctgcgcgctgtccactcccaAATAGGCACCCATTTATAGGGAGTAGAGGATGTGGGAAAGGAGGGAGGCATGAGGGGTCTggcgggtgagagagagagaggaagggttgCATCAAGTGCTCCTGGTCTTCACGCTGACCGAACACCAAGTATAGAATAACTGCGAAATATTTGCCTCAGTGAAAGGAAGCCTTTCTCATTACCCGATGATTCAACGGTAACGTACCGGACCGGCCCCGGTGGATTACTGGCGTATATACTCCTGCCCTGTCATGTACGGtattgtcgggggggggggggggggggggaagagagagagagacagagagtgtgtgtgtgtgtgtgtgtgtgtgtgtgtgtgtgtgtgtgtgtgtgtgtgtgtgtgtgtgagtgtgtgagtgtgtgagtgtgtgagtgtgtgagtgtgtgagtgtgtgagtgtgagtgtgagtgtgtgtgtgtgtgtgtgtgtgtgtgtgtgtgtgtgtgtgtgtgtgtgtgtgtgtgtgtgtgtgtgtgcaagagtTCATGCTCCAATGCACGCCTGTAAAAAGTATCCGCCCTCTCAACAAAAACGTGTTAGTACCGACCCAGACTTGCAAGTCAGGGGCGAGGATTTAAGTTGGAAAGTTGTCTGTCTGGTTTTTCTATCAAAATGAAGCTAACGCGATCACCGAGGGTGGAGACAACTTACTGTGTGGAAGGTAATATAACTCCCCGCCTGGGGGAGACCAGTCCGCTACCCCAGTAACCCGTCCTActgatagaacgtcgcattttgacgtatactttacccaaggccaaaaatcgtcttaCTAGAAAATGCTAGCGGCTCGTGAAAATgacatactgttccgttttctgtttcggGTCACCTGGTAAGGTAGGAtaaaggcactttagtacgacagtttcatgACGTTGGgccaccttaggaggacgggttgcggcACCACGCCCAGTTCCTCAAGGGACTTTTGAAGGCTAACTAAGCACGATGTTTTAACCCATTTCGCCCAGTCCCAGAAGTTAATTCCTATTCATACCTTCATTAAGAGGCCAACAGGAGTATAttcatttattataaacaaatatatatctaagtaaattaTCAAATTTTCAGTTCATAACCAAGTGGGCGATTCGCGGCGCTCATGATGCAAGAGTTGGTTTATGATCATATGTACATCACGCAGTGTACGGGGCTCATACTGCTTCCCGGTACATCACGCAGTGTACGGGGCTCATACTGCTTCCCGGTACATCACGCAGTGTACGGGGGCTCATACTGCTTCCCGGTACATCACGCAGTGTACGGGGGCTCATACTGCTTCCCGGTACATCACGCAGTGTACGGGGCTCATGCTGCTTCCCGGTACATCATGCAGTGTTCAGTGGCTCATACTACTTCCCGGCACATCACGCAGTGTACGGGGCTCATACTGCTTCCCGGTACATCACGCAGTGTACGGGGCTCATACTGCTTCCCGGTACATCATGCAGTGTACGGGGACTCATACTGCTCCCCGGTACATCACACAGTGTACGGGGCTCATACTGCTTCCCGGTACGTCATGCATTGTTCAGTGGCTCATACTGCTTACCGGTACATCTCGTAATGTATGGGGGCTCATACTGCTTCCTGGTACATCACAGTGTATGAAGCAAATCATCAATCAACACCAagtcatcaatcaatcaccaagTCATCAATCAATCCACAGAGTCATCCACTACCTTGCCTGTCATCCATATGTGTAAGTTTGACTTACCTCCACCACCGACGAATCCACCGCCTCCTTTGCCACCGATGAGTCCACCATCGCCAAATCCGCCACCGATGAATCCGCCACCGCCATGTCCTCCATCGATGAATCCACCACCTCCATGGCCACCATCGACGAATCCACCTCCTTTACCGCCGacgaatccaccaccaccaccatatccgCCGCCGCCATGTCCGCCACCGATGAATCCACCATCGCCATGTCCACCATCGATGAATCCGCCACCTCCTTTACCACCGATTATTCCACCATCGATGATTCCGCCGCCGCCATGTCCGCCACCGATGAATCCACCGCCTCCTTTACCGCCAATGATTCCACCACCGCCGTATCCACCACCGCCATGTCCACCTCCGATGAATCCGCCATCAATGATTCCGCCACCTCCCTTGCCACCGAACCCACCCCCGCCGTACCCGCCGCCGCCCACTCCGAGTCCCTTGCCGCCACCAATCCCGCCCTCCAGACCGACGTCGTCCAGGAAAATGTCATCAGGTCCGCCTCCGATTCCTCCACCTCCGTATCCACCTCCAAATCCGCCGCCGAGTCCTCCTCCAAATCCACCTCCGTGTCCTCCTCCAATACCGCCACCATATCCACCCCCACCTCCGTGTCCACCGCCTCCAAATCCGCCACCTCCAAAACCACCGCCTCCGTATCCACCGCCTCCAAATCCGCCGCCACCTCCGTGTCCACCGCCTCCAAATCCGCCGCCTCCAAATCCACCGCCTCCGTATCCACCGCCTCCAAATCCACCGCCACCTCCGTATCCTCCGCCTCCATATCCAccgccacctccgcctccatatcCACCGCCACCGTTAACGTACTTGACGGTGGTATAGTAGTGGACAGGGACTGTGATGGGCACGTACACGTACTCGTACCCGTAGCCGCCCCCGCCGCCGCCCTTtttgccgccaccgccaccgtagccgccgccgccgccaaatTTCGGGGAggcgagggcctgcgctgccaccAAGAACACCACGGCTGCCACCACCCTCTGCGGGGAAGGAAACACGGGAAGGTTACACTGCGTGCCTCCACCTTGGACTGGTCCCGGAAATAGCCAATACTCTGTGTGTAGGATCTTCCCAGCAGGAGAACTAAGCACTGAAGGTTGTATAAATTATCATTTCCACAGCttagtaaatatattcatgtgaAACTGACAATAAGTATGCTACAGAATTTCTTTTTACAAAAAAAACTAGGAAGATGATGCTATAAGCTCCATCACTAATGGAACTCACCATGTCTGCTGGAACTGCTGAGTAGACTAGACGAAGCTTGGAGCCACTCCAAGCATTATATATACGGGCGGTAGTGGTCCCTCTCACCGAGGCGGCGCACAGAGAACATTCACTTGACCCGCTGCTTCACGCGTGTGTAAGACAGGTCAGCcttctcaccaccacacaacctcaGGCTCCTCCTCTGGGTTACCAGGTGAGGTAATCCTTCATAGTCAGCTCCACCACACTCTCATCGGCAACAGTGTTAACCAGTGCCACTGCATCACTGTATTAGCTAAACGTAATGATGAATTCAAAAGTTTTATTCTCAtatcatattaataataatattaatataaataacaataaatttaatatatattgaaacaaataaaaacattaattcaaatattattaatacaaatattattaataaatttaatatatttaacgaTGAAAACAAcaataaaaataatcaatcaattgcCAATATCAACACCCTGCAAAATTTACATCAATAACAAAGAACAATGGTTGCTGCCCAAGCGTAAATTATCTCCCCCAACACCCAGCCCGTGTGTGGAGAGATCTGTTGGTCCACTCCACACCCAGCCCGTGTGTGGAGAGATCTGTTGGTCCACTCCACACCCAGCCCTTGTGTAGAGAGATCTGTTGGTCCACTCCACACCCAGCCCGTGTGTGGAGAGATCTGTTGGTCCACTCCACACCCAGCCCTTGTGTTGAGAGATCTGTTGGTCCACTCCACACCCAGCCCGTGTGTGGAGAGATCTGTTGGTCCACTCCACACCCAGCCCTTGTGTAGAGAGATCTGTTGGTCCACTCCACACCCAGCCTGTGTGTGGAGGGATCTGTTGGTCCACTCCACACCCAGCCTGTGTGTGGAGAGATCTGTTGGTCCACTCCACACCTAGCCCGTGTGTGGAGAGATCTGTTGGTCCACTCCACACCCAGCCCGTGTGTGGAGAGATCTGTTGGTCCACTCCACACCTAGCCCGTGTGTGGAGAGATCTGTTGGTCCACTCCACACCTAGCCCGTGTGTGGAGAGATCTGTTGGTCCACTCCACACCTAGCCCATGTGTGGAGAGATCTGTTGGTCCACTCCACACCCAGCCCGTGTGTAGAGAGATCTGTTGGTCCACTCCACACCCAGCCCGTGTGTGGAGAGATCTGTTGGTCCACTCCACACCCAGCCCATGTGTGGAGATATCTGTTGGTCCACTCCACACCCAGCCCGTGTGTAGAGAGATCTGTTGGTCCACTCCACACCCAGCCCGTGTGTGGAGAGATCTGTTGGTCCACTCCACACCCAGCCCGTGTGTGGAGGGATCTGTTGGTCCACTCCACACCCAGCCCGTGTGTAGAGAGATCTGTTGGTCCACTCCACACCCAGCCCGTGTGTGGAGAGATCTGTTGGTCCACTCCACACCCAGCCCGTGTGTGGAGGGATCTGTTGGTCCACTCCACACCTAGCCCGTGTGTGGAGATATCTGTTGGTCCACTCCACACCTAGCCCGAGTGTGGAGAGATCTGTTGGTCCACTCCACACCTAGCCCTTGTGTGGAGAGATCTGTTGGTCCGTTCCACACCTAGCCCGTGTGTGGAGAGATCTGTTGGTCCACTCCACACCCAGCCCGTGTGTGGAGAGATCTGTTGGTCCACTCCACACCTAGCCCGTGTGTGGAGAGATCTGTTGGTCCACTCCACACCCAGCCCGTGTGTGGAGAGATCTGTTGGTCCACTCCACACCTAGCCCGTGTGTGGAGAGATCTGTTGGTCCACTCCATACCCAGCCCGTGTGTGGAGAGATCTGTTGGTCTACTCCACACCCAGCCCTTGTGTGGAGAGATCTGTTGGTCCGTTCCACACCTAGCCCGTGTGTGGAGAGATCTGTTGGTCCACTCCACACCCAGCCCGTGTGTGTGGAGAGATCTGTTGGTCCACTCCACACCTAGCCCGTGTGTGGAGAGATCTGTTAGTCCACTCCAAACCCAGCCCGTGTGTGGAGAGATCTGTTGGTCCACTCCACACCTAGGACGAAGGAACGTCCTCAACAACCGTGGTCTGAAGGTGACGAAGGAAGGTCCTCAACAGACCTGGTCTGAAGATGACGAAGGAAGATCCTCAACAACACTGGTCTGAAGGTGACGAAGGAAGGTCCTCAACAACACTGGTCTGAAGGTGACAAAGAAAGGTCCTCAACAGCCCTGGTCTGAAGGTGACGAAGGAAGGTCCTCAATAGACCTGGTCTGAAGATGACGAAGGAAGATCCTCAACAACACTGGTCTGTAGGTGACGAAGGAAGGTCCTCAACAGCCCTGGTCTGAAGGTGACGGAGGAAGGTCCTCATCAGCCCTGGTCTGAAGCACCATTACGCCATACTTCAGCGATATATTTATATAGAAAGTGAGACAAAAGAAACTGATGTCTAAGCCTTGACGTCTAACATATAAAGGTAAATCATTGATCATGTTTTCATCTTATTTAACTATAGTTCCCGAGCAAAGCGACAACAGTCTCACGGACCACAGCATTCGTGGTCATTAACTAACAAGAGCTTAGTTTAACGATGTTTGAAATATGTTCATTACAAGTTCGAGACATATCCGTGATATGTTCTAGACATGTACATCTCTCCATTGAAATTTATGTTGTTAATAGACCCAGTTTTCTAGTTTAGTGCTCAGAATCGTGGACATCAAACAATTTGTTGCTGAATTTCTACAGGACACCTAAACTTCGGTTTTTATATGAACAGTTGGGATGTAAAATTATGTATTGACAAGACTGCATACAACGAAGGAAACATTTAAGAAAATGTTGCCCAATAACGGAACCCTCTGAGAACATCTGTGGCATACTCATAACCCTCTGTGGCACACTCATAACACTGTGGCACACTTAACACTGTGGCacactcatatatatacatatatatatatatatatatatatatatatatatatatatatatatatatatatatatatatatatatatatatatatatatatatatataatgcgttTAAATCTACAATTTGAGCCTAATGTAAGATcttctgtcctgtgtggcagtaaaTATAAGCAGCATCATCACTGCAATAAGACGTAATTGAATTATTCCGACTAGGAAAAATTGTATTTTAATAGTGTCACTAAGGATGTTACAAATAATAATGTGATATATTTGAGAATGGCTGAGATAATAAAATGTTTAACATTCCCTTTCAACAAAAAAATAAATGTGGTCATCGTTTAATTACACAAAACTCATCTTAATTCAGTGATACTTCAAACATGCCGAGAATAGTCAACAAATGTGACACTGAAGTGGAATTAACATAAACTTGTCAAGAACCTGCGTCAAACATATAAACAAACATGTTGTAAGCGCGTGAATCACCTAAAAATATGTGTATTATGCTCAAAATCCGGCATAAAGCACCAGTGACAGACTGATAACGGAAGACgagccatcctgcgagatggggaccttTTAGCATCACTGACAccatattcactcttgtgttctggaggacatcctcataatgcacccagagtttgccagtgcaggctactgaccacatggccctgtatgactgacCAGCCTGTGTGGtgaggatttttagcatcacggagCTAGttctgacacactctgtactcccctttgtatagtctagggcagctagttcttgactcaCTCTGTACTCTCTTTCGTATAATCTAGGATAGCTAGTTCTTGATATGGTGACCAGTGTGTACCAGCGGCCAgtgtgtaccagtgaccagtgtgcaCCAGTTACCAGTGTGTACCAGCGACCAGTGTGCACCAGCGACCAGTGTGCACCAGCGACCAGTGTGCACCAGCGACCAGTGTGTACCAGCGACCAGTGTGCACCAGCGACCAGTGTGCACCAGCGACCAGTGTGAACCAGCGACCAGTGTGCACCAGCGACCAGTGTGCACCAGTTACCAGTGTGTACCAGCGACCAGTGTGCACCAGCGACCAGTGTGCACCAGTGACCAGTGTGTACCAGCGACCATTGTGCACCAGCGACCAGTGTGTACCAGCGACCAGTGTGCACCAGTTACCAGTGTGTACCAGCGACCAGTGTGCACCAGCGACCAGTGTGCACCAGCGACCAGTGTGCACCAGCGACCAGTGTGTACCAGCGACCAGTGTGCACCAGCGACCAGTGTGCACCAGTTACCAGTGTGTACCAGCGACCAGTGTGCACCAGCGACCAGTGTGCACCAGCGACCAGTGTGTACCTATAACGTATCGGAAAAGTAATAGAATAAATGAGAAAGGGTGAGGCAGGTAGAGTGGTCAGGGGAAAGGGAAAGTTTAGAATGAGAGGGAGAAAATGAGATCAATGAAAGTAGAAGAATAGAAAGTAAAAGCGCTAGAATAATGGAAAAATAGAAGGTTGCTGCCACAATCCATTTaatttaagtatatatataagacaaggaatggagCTTATCTGCACCACAATATTATCTGGTGTTATCATATACCCGCTGTACGAATATAACTCATGTAACCAAGAATCTTTAGGTGAACATCTTAAGCCAATAAACTTCAGAGTGATCTCCACTCCAGCTTAAAAAATCCAAAATCTTGGGATCAGAATTAAAGACAATTTACAAAAATAAGTTAAtcaattatatatttactattatgGGAATCATAATTCACCCATTTCACTTGATGTTCAATATGTCAACATTTAATTCACAAATTTGAGTCACCTCACAAGAAATTGAGAGCACTAGGGCTGACTGCCCCTGAAAATTACACAACACTTAAGTTGGAATACACAAAATACGTCACCTTACAAGTTCACTCTCCAAAATCCCTGAGAATACGTTTgatagaagggggagggggggggggggcgctggctGACAGACATATTCACCAACTCGGCCTGACAGGCCTAGTCTGGCTGCGGGAACTTCTCTCTCTGGACTAGCGGTCTAGTTACCACTGTCCTTCTCAATGTCTCAAATGTTCAGTTCCACGGGTATATATAAGAGGGGGGACCAGGAGCTAAGCTCTGCCCTCCAGGAGATAGCTTCTGGCTATCTAACTACCACCTAGACAGCGTCTTGTTTGATGGAAAGACAACCAACCGGCTGCAATTATCAGCATAGCAGAAAGCAAAGTCActtcacacgacctgacccgaaggCAACCTGTTACAATTAAAACTCTAAAGATGTGACTTCTTAATTGCTAAGGGCCGACAAACTGGCGACACGTATCCTGTGTGACTTTTACATAATACATTCGTTTTATGTAAAATAATATACAAAACACATTTATGGTGTTAAACACCGGCAACCAGTGTGCACTAGCGACCAGTGTGTACCAGCGACCAGTGTGTACCAGCGACCAGTGTGTACCAGCGACCAGTGTGTACCAGCGACCAGTGTGCACCAGCGACCAGTGTGTACCAGCGACCAGTGTGCACCAGCGACCAGTGTGTACCAGCGACCAGTGTGTACCAGCGACCAGTGTGTACCAGCGACCAGTGTGTACCAGCGACCAGTGTGCACCAGCGACCAGTGTGTACCAGCGACCAGTGTGCACCAGCGACCAGTGTGCACCAGCGACCAGTGTGTACCAGCGACCAGTGTGTACCAGCGACCAGTATGTACCAGCGACCAGTGTGTACCAGCGACCAGTATGTACCAGCGACCAGTGTGCACCAGCGACCAGTGTGCACCAGCGACCAGTGTGTACCAGCGACCAGTGTGTACCAGCGACCAGTATGTACCAGCGACCAGTGTGTACCAGCGACCAGTATGTACCAGCGACCAGTGTGCACCAGCGACCAGTGTGCACCAGCGACCAGTGTGTACCAGCGACCAGTGTGTACCAGCGACCAGTGTGTACCAGCGACCAGTGTGTACCAGCGACCAGTGTGTACCAGCGACCAGTGTGTACCAGCGACCAGTGTGCACCAGCGACCAGTGTGCACCAGCGACCAGTGTGTACCAGCGACCAATGTGCACTAGCGGGCAGCCTCATAGCTGCAGGCAAGAGGCAGTGCGCTCCATAACTTGTTTGTCTGGACCAGATATGATCAAGACATTCACTCCGTGAAGTTTAACGCGCTAACACCTGATTGACAGAGCTtcgagagcataacagcagctcaTGGGAGGCTAATGAACACAACAGCAGCTCATGGGAGGTTAATGAACACAACAGCAGCTCATGGGAGGTTGATGAACACAACAGCAGCTCATGGGAGGTTTACGGGGGAAGTATTAGAGCATAACAGCAAATTATGGAAGGTTAATGATCATAACAGCAGCTCTTTGAAGTTTTAAGAGACGAACAGCAGGTCATAGAAGGTTTATAAACAAGAGAGGCGCTGTTTAGTAAAGATGTGTAAGCAATAGGTTGCCAGGGAAGGTTCAGGAACGTGATAGCGACCCAGAAGTTTATGAACATGATGAGATCTTTTAAACAGGACCAGAAGATAACTGTTTGAAATATGATACATGTTTAAATGTTTGAAATATTACAAATGCCTTAATGTTTGCTATATAATAAAAGCGTTTGAAATATAACAAAATCTTAACTGCTTGAAAAATAAACGCTTGAAATGTAAAAAATTTCTACACTTTTAACATTTTTGAAATCTTAACCGTTCccattaaaataaaataatagcTCTAATGTCTGAATGATAACAACAGCTTGAATGTTTGAAAAATAACAAAAGCTTAATTGTTTGATACTGAATCAAATCCTAAAGGTGTGATATAACACAACATTAAATGTTTGATAAAGatcaaaagccgaagttgtccatTATGGTGTTAATAGACAACACGTGTTGTTTTCACAGATTTTGTCTTCATCAACACCTGTGTTGATCACGACCAGACCTCAACGCTGCCCAAAAGCCTTTTAATCATGCCCCCCTACAAATCACCTTCCCATTTATGAAGGGAAAATCATTCACACATGACTTACAGCTGATTACTGTGGAACTTTTTTCTTTTGAACAGTGTTTCACACACTTCCTGAAAACGTCCAGCCCGTCTTCATCCGACCTGTCAACCCAGGACTATATGACAAATCTATCCTAATTTATGCTGATCTATATCTAGAACTTTAATATATGATAAGACTAATATTGAAATTAGAACAAAACTATTTTTAAACACAATACGCTATAATTGATTAATGCAGGGCGATTGCAGCTTTAACTATCctggtctgaggacgggctggaacaGGGTGGAATTCCTAGTTCAACAATGATGACCAATGAACGTCTGGATAACTGCTCTGCCTGGGGACCTCCGACCTCTTGACGCGACTTTGGCAATTGGGCTTCGATGTTGCCGTTTGGCATTTCTCTTCGATTGCCAAGAGTGATACAACGCCTGGTGCACTTGTCGCCTGGAGTAACTGACATGTTCGTGCCGGTAGATTTTTCCATTTGCCGGTTGGATCTTCGCGCAGAGCAACAGTGTCCGGCGTGGGTTTGGCCATGAGGTGCTTG
This genomic window from Procambarus clarkii isolate CNS0578487 chromosome 26, FALCON_Pclarkii_2.0, whole genome shotgun sequence contains:
- the LOC123756597 gene encoding uncharacterized protein; its protein translation is MFSVRRLVLSSPAGKILHTEYWLFPGPVQGGGTQCNLPVFPSPQRVVAAVVFLVAAQALASPKFGGGGGYGGGGGKKGGGGGGYGYEYVYVPITVPVHYYTTVKYVNGGGGYGGGGGGGYGGGGYGGGGGFGGGGYGGGGFGGGGFGGGGHGGGGGFGGGGYGGGGFGGGGFGGGGHGGGGGYGGGIGGGHGGGFGGGLGGGFGGGYGGGGIGGGPDDIFLDDVGLEGGIGGGKGLGVGGGGYGGGGFGGKGGGGIIDGGFIGGGHGGGGYGGGGIIGGKGGGGFIGGGHGGGGIIDGGIIGGKGGGGFIDGGHGDGGFIGGGHGGGGYGGGGGFVGGKGGGFVDGGHGGGGFIDGGHGGGGFIGGGFGDGGLIGGKGGGGFVGGGGYAR
- the LOC123756598 gene encoding extracellular matrix protein A-like → MTKEDPQQHWSEVCTSGQCVPVTSVHQLPVCTSDQCAPATSVHQRPVCTSDQCVPATSVHQRPVCTSDQCEPATSVHQRPVCTSYQCVPATSVHQRPVCTSDQCVPATIVHQRPVCTSDQCAPVTSVYQRPVCTSDQCAPATSVHQRPVCTSDQCAPATSVHQLPVCTSDQCAPATSVHQRPVCTYNVSEK
- the LOC138368692 gene encoding extracellular matrix protein A-like, giving the protein MVLNTGNQCALATSVYQRPVCTSDQCVPATSVYQRPVCTSDQCVPATSVHQRPVCTSDQCVPATSVYQRPVCTSDQCAPATSVYQRPVCTSDQCAPATSVYQRPVCTSDQYVPATSVYQRPVCTSDQCAPATSVHQRPVCTSDQCVPATSMYQRPVCTSDQYVPATSVHQRPVCTSDQCVPATSVYQRPVCTSDQCVPATSVYQRPVCTSDQCAPATSVHQRPVCTSDQCALAGSLIAAGKRQCAP